The Arthrobacter zhaoxinii sequence CGGGCCGATCAGGCACCCTCGGGACTCGCAGACAGCGGGGCCGGGTACGGGCCCAGCCGTCACAGGCGCAATGTTAGCCGTACCTGAGTCGACCTCACCATGAGTAGCCCAACGTGGCGGCACAGCCCGCTCCGGACCGCGGCGGCCTTCGTGCGGTGCGTCGTACGCTGCACTCACTTCCGGGCGATCGGCTTCACCATGATCAGGCACGGTGTGGCGTCTCCCCACAGGTCCGTCTCTTCCAGGGGCAGGAATCCCCACGTCTCATAGAAGTGTCGGGTTCGCGCGTAGCCGGAGTCCGGATGCGAAGGGCCGAGGGTCTTCACCTCAAGGATTCGTACCCCGCGCCTGACCGCGTCGGCTTCGATGGCCGCGAGCATCGCAGTGCCGACGCCGGTGCCGTGAGCGGCGCGCTCGACCACGGTCAGGTGAATCTCCGCCACGTGCGGAAAGTGCCGGTCCACCAGGGTGACCCCGACGACGGACCCGTCGACGTCGCGCACGGTCCAGGTTTCCTTGCTTCGGGCAGCGTCGATGTGCTCGGCATTCGAGTCGGGCTGCCCGAACCATTCGGGCACGCTGGCGAGAAGGCGGGCGACGTCGTCGGGAACGGGGTGATCCTGAGTCGCCGTCCAGGACCGGGCGATTTCACCTTGGGCCGTGGAGTCGGTGCCATGTATTGCCGGGTCCGGCCCGGCCTGCGCAGTCATGGCGCCGGTGCCGCGGCCGCGACGGTAGAACCTAGGCAATCTGGACCTGAATCTCACGGATTGCCGCTCCCAGGATGCCGCGTGACAGCAGTCCCTCTCCCAGTGGACCGGCGGAGTCAGCACCTACGGGCGGAAGCAGCCGCAGCACCGCTCGCTCGCTCTCGCTCAGATGTGCCAGCTGCCACCGGATTTCCTGCTGGACCGCCTCCGGTTGATCTGCGTTCGCGAGCGAGACTGCCTTCACCGCGTAGGCGGCCGCACCCAGAGCATGGGCGCCCATGTGGGCGACCGCGGCTGCCTGGGCGACGGCGCGGGCTGCCGCAGCGCCGGCCGGCGTGGTCGCAGCATTCGCGATCTTTACGACGATGAGCCGCTTACTGATTTCTTTGGCGGCCGTGCCCGATCCTGCACTGTACGCACGGGTGCGGGCGAGCGCATTCCGGGCGGTTTCTTCCGCGGCCTCATCTGCTTTGTAGAGCGGGAGGACACGTTCAGCGCATGCTGCCGCCCATCGTGCGATGACGCGCCGGTTCGGATCGCTGAGAGTCTGGGGTGGGGCCATCTCCAGATGATGCCACACCGGCTTGCGGGCCCGCCCTGGTGCTGGTGGACGACGCCTCCCCGCTGAACCCCAGCCAGAAGTCGGGACGCCCTTAAGACTGCTGCTTCGCCGCAGCCGGGTCCAGAGGGGAGCGCTGCTTCTGAAGCTACCTATAACAGTCGAAGCAGCTCGCCTGCGGAACACCCTCGTAAGTGAAGAGCAGGTTCCCCGTTCAAGAATGGGCGCCTTGATGTCCAGGGAAGAAAGTAGCAGCGCTCAGACGGTTACTGGGAACACACCCAATCAGAACTGCCCGACTGTCGGTCGGCGCCCGGTATCGGAGCGGCTGGGATTGTCTCGTGGAGTTACTGCGGAGGCTCTTCCTTAAGCACGAGGCCTTCGTCTCCGGGGAGTACTTTGCCTTGATCCCGCTCTGCACTGTCCTCCTCATTCAAGGTCCAAGCGTCGCCCGGCGAGCAGGGAGCAGTAGCCCCGATACTGTACGACTCGTCGGACGCATAAGTATCGAATTCAGCCCGGAGGACGGGACCGCCCTCGGCGAAGACAGTCGGGTGGGTTGTCGGATTTACCGTGCGTACGCTCATGCCCAGGGACTCCCAATACTCGGCGACGCGTTTGGCGTCCCCAACATGGTCGGTTCCACGGGGGGCCCAGCGGTCGTAGCTATAACTGGCAGTTGCATCCTCGATACCGCTGCGGCTTTTGGGGATGCACTCATCAGCCGCCGCCGCACCGTTGCGGGGCCACCACCCGGTGATGTCGAGCTGTTCGGCAGTATTGAACACGAGTTCCACCACCCGGTCCCGCCCTTCCCTGGCACTGATTGCCGTACTGGGCTCCTTCTCGGCGCAGGCCGTTATTGTCATTCCCATCATGAGCGCGGAAGCCGCTGCCGTGAGGATCCTTATATGTGGCTTAG is a genomic window containing:
- a CDS encoding GNAT family N-acetyltransferase, whose amino-acid sequence is MPRFYRRGRGTGAMTAQAGPDPAIHGTDSTAQGEIARSWTATQDHPVPDDVARLLASVPEWFGQPDSNAEHIDAARSKETWTVRDVDGSVVGVTLVDRHFPHVAEIHLTVVERAAHGTGVGTAMLAAIEADAVRRGVRILEVKTLGPSHPDSGYARTRHFYETWGFLPLEETDLWGDATPCLIMVKPIARK
- a CDS encoding putative immunity protein — protein: MAPPQTLSDPNRRVIARWAAACAERVLPLYKADEAAEETARNALARTRAYSAGSGTAAKEISKRLIVVKIANAATTPAGAAAARAVAQAAAVAHMGAHALGAAAYAVKAVSLANADQPEAVQQEIRWQLAHLSESERAVLRLLPPVGADSAGPLGEGLLSRGILGAAIREIQVQIA